The sequence below is a genomic window from Uranotaenia lowii strain MFRU-FL chromosome 2, ASM2978415v1, whole genome shotgun sequence.
GAGCAAGGATATAAATAGTCAAGCAACGAGGAGCAAACAACACACTCAGTCAACAGTACTTCAAAGCAAACAGCTGCTCCCGAGCTCAACCAACCATAACACAATGAAGGTAAATATGGTCAACTTCTTTATATACTTACaagattattaatttatttcactgtttttttaacAGGCATTTGTCGCATTCCTGGTAGCAAGCTTGGCCGTTGCAGCTCAAGCCGGATATGTCGAGAACTTTTGGCCAATCAACTCCTTGGGATGGAACTCCTGGAACAACGGATGGAACAATGGATGGAATGAATGGAGCAACTGGAACACCAAGGGTCTGGTTTCGTATCCTTATTCCTCAGTTCATGGATCCTGGCCAGCTGTGAACTCCGTCTATGACAACGCTTGGGTTAACGGAAACGGATGGTATGGAGCAAAGCCAACCGTTGTTCAGGCCAATGTTGCCAAGGTCAATCCATGGGGACTTCCATGGGCCGGATATGGTTATGGACATGGATACAACAACTATGTTGCTCATGGTGCTCCAGTCGTTGCTGCCAAGTATCTTGCTGCCAATCCAGGATCAGTTCATGTTGCTCCACTTGTTGGACATGCCGTTAACCAGAAGCTGATCGTTGCCTAAATTTGTAATGCGCAATAAAGCATCTCATAATGAGATTCTTATTCAAACAATctattcaattttatcaattctggTGACAGATATTGCAATCAATATCAAGAGTTAAACGAAATCTCAATTTCGGGATTCCTTTTCAACCTTCCAAATAGTGGTCTCCCTTCGGGATACGAGCTTGTATCATGGCAGGTGGTAGTCTTCCAAAATAGTCCAAATTTCAGAAACTCGGTATCGGAGGGCATGAAACATTTGCTCCtaagttttatattttggtGCATAAAATGGCGATATAACTTCtaagaagtgtattcgaaagaaaaaaaagtccaacactttttttttgtgaataacttttgcatgcctgaatgaaaattgatgaaattgaaaagCACCCCTTTTCCAAGTTCaaggcttttgttttgtttcctgaagttttattttcaaact
It includes:
- the LOC129741256 gene encoding uncharacterized protein LOC129741256, which translates into the protein MKAFVAFLVASLAVAAQAGYVENFWPINSLGWNSWNNGWNNGWNEWSNWNTKGLVSYPYSSVHGSWPAVNSVYDNAWVNGNGWYGAKPTVVQANVAKVNPWGLPWAGYGYGHGYNNYVAHGAPVVAAKYLAANPGSVHVAPLVGHAVNQKLIVA